From the Cherax quadricarinatus isolate ZL_2023a chromosome 67, ASM3850222v1, whole genome shotgun sequence genome, one window contains:
- the LOC128699655 gene encoding forkhead box protein O4-like, translated as MASSFFSLVKEEPDSGHDMETTPVALPPTSVGMSGHTPPGGGGRHVGGPPLQVGMPLTPVTPTTRQPPPLHRLEIDPNFEPVARSRANTWPQPCPEGYREGEEPFAVGAEGPVPVDQARPPGAIGDPSGGPPKKNTSRRNPWGNMSYADLIAQAILSSPEGRATLSQIYDWMVQNVPYFKDKGDSNSSAGWKVR; from the coding sequence ATGGCTTCAAGTTTCTTTTCGTTAGTGAAAGAGGAACCCGATTCAGGGCATGATATGGAAACTACGCCTGTGGCACTGCCGCCCACTAGTGTGGGTATGAGCGGCCACACGCCTCCAGGGGGTGGTGGTCGGCACGTGGGCGGCCCGCCCCTGCAGGTGGGGATGCCTCTTACTCCCGTAACACCAACCACCCGCCAGCCTCCACCTCTCCACCGCCTTGAGATTGACCCAAACTTTGAGCCCGTAGCCCGTTCGCGTGCCAACACGTGGCCCCAACCATGCCCCGAGGGCTACAGGGAAGGTGAGGAACCATTTGCGGTGGGCGCCGAGGGCCCGGTGCCAGTGGACCAAGCCCGGCCTCCGGGCGCCATCGGCGACCCCTCGGGCGGGCCGCCCAAGAAGAACACCTCCCGCCGCAATCCCTGGGGCAACATGTCCTATGCTGACCTCATCGCTCAAGCCATCCTGTCGTCCCCTGAAGGACGCGCCACCCTCTCCCAGATCTACGACTGGATGGTGCAGAACGTGCCATACTTCAAGGACAAGGGCGACTCCAACTCTTCCGC